Proteins encoded in a region of the Odocoileus virginianus isolate 20LAN1187 ecotype Illinois chromosome 9, Ovbor_1.2, whole genome shotgun sequence genome:
- the MYLK2 gene encoding myosin light chain kinase 2, skeletal/cardiac muscle → MATENGAAELEIPSSSTDAAPKGAAGEGPPAAEKDPGPPDPQKDPGPPDPEKDAGPPNPEKELGPPEPKKEPDSLHSTKDTEAPAPEKGDGVSAQPSTSSQGPEGEGSLQGEPAEGSAGQPAALPEETATAEASVKKPEAEQGTPGSQDPGEATVHKKVAEGQAESKKGTPAFLHSPSCPAAISSLEKPLAAKPLDETLELIFEGVPVTPGPTETETAKVAEGEKDLPGGSQKEGEEKAAGQAGQAGVQGDTSKGIEFQAVPSERSEVGQALSPTAREEDCFQILDDCPPPPAPFPHRIVELRPGNINSQFSLNSKEALGGGKFGAVCTCTEKATGLKLAAKVIKKQTPKDKEMVLLEIEVMNQLNHRNLIQLYAAIETPHEIVLFMEYIEGGELFERIVDEDYHLTEVDTMVFVRQICDGILFMHKMRVLHLDLKPENILCVNTTGHLVKIIDFGLARRYNPNEKLKVNFGTPEFLSPEVVNYDQISDKTDMWSLGVITYMLLSGLSPFLGDDDTETLNNVLSSNWYFDEETFEAVSEEAKDFVSNLIVKDQRARMSAAQCLAHPWLNNLAEKAKRCNRRLKSQILLKKYLMKRRWKKNFIAVSAANRFKKISSSGALMALGV, encoded by the exons ATGGCGACGGAAAACGGAGCAGCGGAGCTGGAAATCCCGAGCTCATCAACAG ATGCGGCACCAAAGGGTGCAGCAGGCGAAGGACCCCCAGCTGCAGAGAAAGACCCTGGGCCCCCAGATCCACAGAAGGATCCTGGGCCCCCAGATCCAGAAAAGGATGCTGGTCCCCCAAACCCAGAGAAAGAACTTGGGCCCCCAGAACCAAAGAAAGAACCTGATTCCCTCCACTCAACAAAAGATACTGAAGCCCCGGCCCCAGAGAAAGGGGATGGGGTCTCGGCCCAACCCTCAACCAGCAGCCAGGGCCCTGAGGGAGAAGGAAGCCTGCAGGGAGAGCCTGCGGAGGGCTCTGCTGGGCAGCCGGCAGCCCTGCCCGAGGAGACAGCGACAGCCGAGGCCAGCGTCAAGAAGCCCGAGGCTGAGCAGGGGACCCCGGGCAGCCAGGACCCCGGAGAAGCCACGGTGCACAAGAAGGTAGCAGAGGGCCAAGCAGAGAGCAAGAAGGGCACGCCCGCCTTTCTGCACAGCCCCAGCTGCCCCGCCGCCATCTCGAG CCTTGAGAAGCCCCTGGCCGCAAAGCCCCTAGATGAGACATTAGAGCTCATCTTTGAAGGGGTGCCTGTGACCCCTGGCCCCACGGAAACTGAGACCGCCAAGGtagcagaaggagagaaggacCTCCCGGGAGGCAgccagaaggaaggagaagagaaggctGCAGGCCAGGCTGGCCAGGCTGGGGTGCAAGGGGACACCTCGAAGGGGATCGAATTCCAGGCTGTTCCCTCGGAGAGATCGGAGGTGGGGCAGGCCCTCAGTCCCACAGCCAGGGAGGAGGACTGCTTCCAGATTTTGG ATGACTGcccgccgcccccagcccccttcccccaccGCATTGTGGAGCTGAGGCCCGGGAACATCAACAGTCAATTCAGCCTGAACTCCAAGGAGGCACTGGGAGG CGGCAAGTTTGGAGCGGTCTGTACCTGCACAGAGAAGGCCACAGGCCTCAAGCTGGCAGCCAAGGTCATCAAGAAACAGACACCCAAAGACAAG GAAATGGTGTTGCTGGAAATTGAGGTCATGAACCAGCTGAACCACCGCAACCTGATCCAGCTCTACGCGGCCATTGAGACCCCGCACGAGATCGTCCTCTTCATGGAGTA CATCGAGGGCGGCGAGCTCTTCGAGAGGATTGTGGACGAGGACTACCATCTGACTGAGGTGGACACCATGGTGTTTGTCAGGCAGATTTGTGATGGCATCCTCTTCATGCACAAGATGAGGGTTCTGCATCTGGACCTCAAG cCAGAGAATATCCTGTGCGTCAACACCACAGGCCACTTGGTGAAGATCATTGACTTCGGCCTGGCACGGAG GTATAACCCCAAtgagaagctgaaggtgaattTTGGGACCCCAGAGTTCCTATCCCCTGAGGTGGTGAATTACGACCAAATCTCCGATAAGACAGACATGTGGAGCCTGGGGGTCATCACCTATATGCT GCTGAGTGGTCTCTCCCCCTTCCTGGGAGACGATGACACAGAGACCCTGAACAACGTTCTATCAAGCAACTGGTACTTTGACGAGGAAACCTTTGAGGCTGTCTCAGAGGAGGCCAAAGACTTCGTCTCCAACCTCATCGTCAAGGACCAGCG GGCCCGGATGAGTGCTGCACAGTGCCTCGCCCACCCCTGGCTCAACAATCTGGCAGAGAAGGCCAAGCGCTGTAACCGCCGCCTCAAGTCCCAGATCTTGCTTAAGAAATACCTCATGAAGAGGCGCTGGAAG AAAAACTTCATTGCTGTCAGCGCTGCCAACCGCTTCAAGAAGATCAGCAGCTCGGGGGCACTCATGGCTCTGGGGGTCTGA